The following coding sequences are from one Streptococcus sp. NPS 308 window:
- the pheS gene encoding phenylalanine--tRNA ligase subunit alpha, translating to MSTIEEQLKALREETLASLKQITAENEKEMQDLRVSVLGKKGSLTEILKGMKDVSAEMRPIIGKHVNEARDVLTAAFEETAKLLEEKKVEAQLASESIDVTLPGRPVATGHRHVLTQTSEEIEDIFIGMGYQVVDGFEVEKDYYNFERMNLPKDHPARDMQDTFYITEEILLRTHTSPVQARAMDAHDFSKGPLKMISPGRVFRRDTDDATHSHQFHQIEGLVVGKNISMADLQGTLQLIVQKMFGEERQIRLRPSYFPFTEPSVEVDVSCFKCGGEGCNVCKKTGWIEIMGAGMVHPRVLEMSGIDATVYSGFAFGLGQERVAMLRYGINDIRGFYQGDVRFSEQFK from the coding sequence ATGTCAACTATTGAAGAACAATTAAAAGCGCTTCGCGAAGAAACGCTGGCTAGCTTGAAGCAGATTACTGCTGAAAATGAAAAAGAGATGCAAGACTTGCGTGTCTCTGTCCTAGGGAAAAAGGGTTCGCTTACCGAAATTCTTAAAGGGATGAAGGATGTTTCTGCTGAGATGCGTCCAATCATCGGAAAACACGTCAATGAAGCTCGTGATGTCTTGACAGCTGCCTTCGAAGAAACGGCAAAGCTCTTGGAAGAAAAGAAAGTTGAAGCACAACTGGCTAGCGAGAGCATCGATGTAACCCTTCCAGGTCGTCCAGTTGCGACTGGTCACCGTCACGTTTTGACACAAACCAGTGAGGAAATCGAAGATATTTTTATCGGGATGGGTTACCAAGTCGTGGATGGTTTTGAAGTTGAAAAAGACTACTACAACTTTGAACGCATGAACCTTCCAAAAGACCACCCAGCCCGTGATATGCAGGATACTTTCTATATCACAGAAGAAATCTTGCTCCGTACTCACACGTCTCCAGTTCAAGCGCGTGCTATGGATGCCCATGATTTTTCGAAAGGTCCTTTGAAGATGATCTCACCAGGACGCGTTTTCCGTCGTGACACGGACGATGCGACCCACAGTCACCAATTCCACCAAATCGAAGGCTTGGTTGTTGGGAAAAATATCTCTATGGCTGACCTTCAAGGAACGCTTCAGTTGATTGTGCAAAAAATGTTTGGTGAAGAGCGTCAGATTCGTCTGCGTCCATCCTATTTCCCATTCACAGAGCCATCTGTTGAAGTGGATGTTTCCTGCTTCAAGTGTGGTGGAGAAGGCTGTAATGTATGTAAGAAAACGGGTTGGATCGAGATTATGGGGGCCGGTATGGTTCACCCACGTGTCCTTGAGATGAGTGGTATTGATGCAACGGTTTACTCTGGTTTTGCCTTTGGTCTTGGACAAGAGCGTGTAGCCATGCTCCGCTACGGGATTAACGATATCCGTGGATTCTACCAAGGGGATGTCCGCTTCTCAGAACAGTTTAAATAA